The following proteins are encoded in a genomic region of Lytechinus variegatus isolate NC3 chromosome 7, Lvar_3.0, whole genome shotgun sequence:
- the LOC121418992 gene encoding ragulator complex protein LAMTOR3-like: MVEQLKRYLWSLLQMVEGLEAIVITDRDGVPVIKVKSDTTPEHAMRPAFLATFAMAADQASKLGLSANKSIICTYSSHQVVHFNKQPLFVSLIATRKANTGLLMDLESELEGLLPELKAAIDV, encoded by the exons CAACTGAAGAGATATCTATGGAGTCTTTTGCAAAT GGTTGAAGGGCTAGAAGCCATAGTAATTACAGATAGAGATGGTGTCCCTGTTATTAAAG tgAAATCTGATACCACCCCAGAACATGCAATGAGACCAGCCTTCCTTGCCACATTCGCCATGGCCGCTGACCAGGCCAGTAAACTAGGGCTTTCTGCCAACAAGAGTATTATATGCACATACTCATCACATCAG GTTGTTCATTTTAATAAGCAGCCCCTCTTTGTCAGTTTGATTGCCACAAGAAAAGCTAACACAG GGCTATTAATGGATTTGGAGTCAGAACTTGAGGGGTTGCTTCCAGAGCTAAAGGCCGCCATTGACGTATAG